The proteins below come from a single Chryseobacterium bernardetii genomic window:
- the map gene encoding type I methionyl aminopeptidase yields MIQLKTIDELRLMKESARLVSKTLGMLAKEIKPGITTLYLDKLAHDFIKDHGAQPAFLGYGGFPNSLCISPNEQVVHGFPNNEVVKEGDVLSVDCGVILNGFVGDHAYTFEIGEVKPEVKKLLKVAKESLYKGIEQCIRGKRIGDISHAIQAHCEKEGYGVVRELVGHGLGRQMHEDPQVPNYGRQGSGKVIKDGLAIAIEPMINLGTEKVKFHNDGWTVTTLDNLPSAHFEHDVAVINGKPVLLSTFDYVYEALGIVSDEEKPFQLDF; encoded by the coding sequence ATGATTCAATTAAAAACAATAGACGAACTGCGTCTGATGAAGGAGAGCGCCCGATTGGTTTCTAAAACATTGGGAATGTTAGCAAAAGAAATTAAGCCGGGAATTACGACTTTATATTTAGATAAATTAGCCCACGATTTTATTAAAGATCATGGCGCTCAGCCTGCGTTTTTAGGATATGGAGGCTTCCCCAACTCTCTGTGTATTTCTCCGAATGAGCAGGTAGTTCACGGTTTCCCGAATAATGAAGTAGTAAAGGAAGGAGACGTTCTTTCTGTAGACTGTGGAGTTATTTTAAACGGATTTGTAGGAGATCACGCTTACACCTTTGAAATTGGTGAAGTAAAACCGGAAGTTAAAAAACTGTTGAAAGTTGCTAAAGAATCCCTTTATAAAGGTATTGAGCAGTGTATCAGAGGAAAAAGGATCGGAGATATCTCTCATGCAATCCAGGCGCATTGTGAAAAAGAAGGATACGGTGTGGTAAGAGAACTTGTAGGACACGGTCTGGGAAGACAGATGCACGAAGATCCACAGGTTCCTAATTATGGAAGACAGGGGAGCGGAAAAGTAATCAAAGACGGGCTGGCAATTGCTATTGAACCAATGATTAACCTTGGAACTGAAAAAGTAAAATTTCATAATGATGGTTGGACAGTAACTACGTTAGATAACCTTCCATCTGCACACTTTGAGCATGATGTAGCTGTAATCAACGGTAAGCCGGTATTGCTTTCCACATTTGATTATGTATATGAAGCTTTAGGAATCGTAAGTGATGAAGAAAAGCCTTTCCAACTGGACTTTTAA
- a CDS encoding class I SAM-dependent methyltransferase — MKKITKLLLNKIPRPMLIKMSIWARPLIYQFFKGDQFYDPIDGRSYRKFLPYGYGKQRENALSPGTLSLERHRQMWLYLQNETDFFIKNYKVLHIAPEQEFLRKFKRMSNLNYISADLYSPIVDVKADILNLPFEDESFDIVFCNHVLEHIQDDAKAMSELYRVMKPGGWGILQVPMKNSLEKTYEDFTITDPKERQKHFGQYDHVRWYGMDYFDRLQKAGFETDINFYSQKFSEEEIKKYGLRSNEILPVVYKK; from the coding sequence ATGAAAAAGATAACTAAGCTTTTACTGAATAAAATTCCACGTCCCATGCTTATTAAAATGAGCATCTGGGCAAGACCGCTTATTTATCAGTTTTTCAAAGGCGATCAGTTTTATGATCCTATTGATGGAAGATCTTACCGTAAATTCCTGCCTTATGGCTATGGGAAACAAAGGGAAAATGCCCTTTCTCCGGGAACCTTAAGCCTCGAAAGACACCGCCAGATGTGGCTGTATCTTCAGAATGAAACCGATTTTTTCATTAAAAATTATAAAGTTCTGCATATTGCTCCTGAACAGGAATTTCTAAGGAAATTCAAGAGAATGAGTAACCTGAATTATATTTCAGCAGACTTATATTCTCCCATTGTAGATGTGAAGGCAGATATTCTGAATTTACCTTTTGAAGATGAGAGCTTTGATATTGTTTTCTGTAACCATGTTCTGGAACATATTCAGGACGATGCAAAAGCAATGAGTGAACTGTACAGGGTAATGAAGCCCGGCGGATGGGGTATTCTTCAGGTTCCTATGAAAAATTCACTGGAAAAGACTTACGAAGACTTTACCATTACAGATCCGAAAGAACGTCAGAAACACTTTGGCCAATACGATCATGTTCGCTGGTACGGAATGGATTATTTTGACCGTTTGCAAAAAGCAGGATTTGAAACAGATATCAATTTTTATTCACAGAAGTTTTCTGAAGAAGAAATCAAAAAATACGGGTTAAGGAGCAATGAAATCTTACCTGTAGTTTACAAAAAATAA
- a CDS encoding DMT family transporter, translating into MNWIILVIAGLFEVAFASCLGKAKETSGTEMYLWYAGFLITMTISMLLLIKATQTLPIGTAYAVWTGIGAVGTALMGIIFFKDPVSFWRVFFIVTLIGSVVGLKAVSS; encoded by the coding sequence ATGAATTGGATCATATTAGTTATCGCGGGATTATTTGAAGTTGCCTTCGCATCATGCTTAGGAAAGGCAAAAGAAACATCAGGAACTGAGATGTATTTGTGGTATGCAGGATTCCTGATAACCATGACTATCAGCATGCTCCTTCTGATAAAAGCGACACAAACATTACCTATTGGCACTGCTTATGCGGTATGGACAGGAATTGGAGCGGTAGGAACTGCTTTAATGGGAATTATCTTCTTTAAGGATCCTGTAAGCTTCTGGAGAGTTTTCTTTATTGTAACTCTTATCGGTTCTGTTGTAGGATTAAAGGCTGTGTCTTCCTGA
- a CDS encoding Crp/Fnr family transcriptional regulator, translating to MNIDQILDQIYLLPEASKNKLKAYISEVSHPKGYCLMEADKVIPYVYFIRKGIARAYSSTSDNDITFWFGSEGQCVLSMKSYVEDKPGYESIELLEDCDLYILETENLRKLFNEDIHIANWGRKLAEAEMIKSEELIISRQFKTSLERYKDIIQYQPDLLKRVQLGHIASYLGITQVSLSRIRAEIK from the coding sequence ATGAATATAGACCAGATTCTTGACCAGATTTACCTCCTCCCGGAGGCTTCAAAAAACAAATTAAAAGCATATATCTCCGAAGTTTCCCATCCAAAAGGTTATTGCCTGATGGAGGCTGACAAGGTCATTCCCTATGTTTATTTTATCCGTAAAGGAATTGCCCGTGCTTATTCTTCTACTTCGGACAATGATATTACTTTTTGGTTCGGAAGTGAAGGGCAATGTGTTCTTTCAATGAAAAGCTATGTGGAGGATAAACCCGGCTATGAAAGCATAGAACTCCTTGAAGACTGTGATCTATATATACTGGAAACTGAGAATTTAAGAAAACTTTTTAACGAAGATATTCATATTGCCAACTGGGGAAGAAAACTGGCTGAAGCAGAGATGATAAAATCAGAAGAACTAATTATTTCAAGACAGTTTAAAACGTCTCTGGAGAGATACAAAGATATTATTCAGTATCAGCCTGATCTGCTTAAAAGGGTCCAGCTTGGTCATATTGCCTCTTACCTTGGAATTACACAGGTGAGCTTAAGCAGAATCCGGGCGGAAATTAAGTAA
- the era gene encoding GTPase Era — protein sequence MHKAGFVNIVGKPNAGKSTLLNQLMGEKLAIVTQKAQTTRHRIFGIYNEDDLQIVFSDTPGVLDPKYGLQEKMMDFVKDSLQDADVFLFIVDVTDKAEPSEFLIDKLNKIPVPVLLLLNKVDQTDQAGLEKLVEDWHNRIPKAEILPISALNAFNTEVILPKLKSLLPENPPYYDKDQYTDKPERFFVNEAIREKILLNYDKEIPYSVEVVTEQFKEKEGIIFIDSIIYVERDTQKGIIIGHKGEAIKKVGTEARLDLEKFFSKKIHLNLFVKVKKDWRKNDRDLKNFGYR from the coding sequence ATGCACAAAGCTGGATTTGTAAACATAGTTGGAAAGCCCAATGCCGGAAAATCAACACTTCTTAACCAATTAATGGGAGAGAAATTGGCGATTGTAACGCAGAAAGCCCAGACAACCCGTCACAGAATTTTTGGTATTTATAATGAAGATGACCTTCAGATCGTATTTTCTGATACTCCGGGAGTATTGGATCCAAAATACGGGTTGCAGGAGAAAATGATGGATTTTGTAAAAGATTCCCTTCAGGATGCTGATGTATTCCTGTTTATTGTTGATGTAACAGACAAAGCAGAGCCTTCAGAGTTTTTAATTGATAAATTAAATAAAATCCCCGTTCCTGTACTTTTATTATTAAACAAAGTAGATCAGACGGACCAGGCCGGACTTGAGAAATTAGTGGAAGACTGGCACAACAGGATTCCAAAAGCGGAAATTCTTCCAATCTCCGCTCTGAATGCCTTTAATACCGAAGTAATTCTACCGAAATTAAAATCCTTATTACCTGAGAATCCGCCTTACTATGATAAGGATCAGTATACAGATAAGCCGGAAAGGTTTTTCGTAAATGAAGCAATTCGTGAGAAAATCCTTTTGAATTATGATAAGGAAATCCCATATTCTGTGGAGGTGGTGACTGAACAGTTCAAAGAAAAAGAAGGAATTATCTTCATTGATTCTATTATTTATGTGGAAAGAGATACCCAAAAAGGAATCATTATCGGACATAAAGGAGAGGCGATCAAAAAGGTAGGTACAGAAGCAAGATTAGACCTGGAAAAGTTCTTTTCCAAGAAAATTCACCTAAATTTATTCGTTAAAGTGAAAAAAGACTGGAGAAAGAATGACAGAGACCTTAAGAATTTTGGCTACAGATAG
- a CDS encoding DoxX family protein, protein MNYNNSNSSSIPKDIIILAVRVFVGFAMLSHGYPKLQMLLAGGKIEFFDFLGMGPFVTLILTVLAEFVCSILLILGLFTRVSVGFLIFTMVIAGFVVHAADPFEKREMSLIYLSVYLLLMIIGAGKVSVDHLIERRKRASDW, encoded by the coding sequence ATGAACTACAATAATTCAAATTCGAGCTCAATACCTAAAGATATTATTATATTAGCAGTGAGGGTGTTTGTTGGTTTTGCAATGCTTTCTCACGGATACCCAAAACTCCAAATGCTGTTGGCAGGCGGTAAAATTGAATTTTTTGATTTTCTGGGAATGGGACCATTTGTTACCCTTATTCTCACGGTGCTTGCCGAATTTGTTTGTTCAATACTGCTGATATTAGGACTTTTTACAAGAGTTTCCGTAGGTTTCCTGATTTTTACAATGGTTATTGCCGGATTTGTAGTTCATGCAGCAGACCCATTTGAAAAAAGAGAAATGAGTCTTATCTATCTTTCAGTATATCTTCTTCTGATGATTATCGGGGCTGGAAAAGTTTCTGTAGATCATTTGATTGAAAGAAGAAAAAGGGCTTCAGACTGGTAA
- a CDS encoding S9 family peptidase: MKIKLTICLLAFLNFYDAQENITYQKPSAEILKLADYERPPSVLMNSKKDWVVFTYRSTYKTLDDLNQQEMKLGGLRINPLTNIASTVTYFNNLKIRKFGDKNEVQVKNLPAGAKIAYVQFSPDEKKLTFTNTTNKGVELWIVDMESATAKRITADILNANLGNPYIWYNDSQSLLIRTLPQNRPALIDSGKDLPIGPIVSTADGKVSQNRTYQDLLKNPQDEKNFETLVTSEIFNVDLNGNLKKVMNQDMYTGLSFSPDGNYLLSTVIKKPFSYIVPLSRFPMTTTVYDTKGNTVKVVNEIPLNEIMPKGFSSVRTGKREMSWRSDAPATLVFTEALDGGDQYKTAEYRDEIFTWEAPFTTAPKSFFKTKQRFEDVNWTNDHYALVSEEWYDTRNTKTFLIDLNNGESKVIDDRNSQDVYSDPGKFNTVKNQYGRSVIDLKGGKAYLMGDGFTKDGQHPFVDEMDIKSLKKKRLYTSNLKGVKESIVDILNPSKGEILTTQESSSQYPNFYKKNIKSNKAEAVTHFANPFESIKDVYKEVITYKRNDGVTLTGTLYLPANYDRKAKKEKLPLLIWAYPREYKDKNTAGQSTQNDNDFTFPYYGSFVYWVTKGYAVLDNAAFPIIGEGKTEPNDTFITQLVADADAAINAVDQLGYIDKKKVAVGGHSYGAFMTANLLTHSKLFACGIARSGAYNRTLTPFGFQSEQRNYWDVPEIYNTMSPFMNADKMKTPLLLIHGDADNNPGTFTLQTERYFQALKNLGAPVRMVLLPKESHGYQAKENIFHVLWEQDQFLEKCLKK; this comes from the coding sequence ATGAAGATAAAACTGACAATCTGCCTTCTGGCATTTCTCAATTTTTATGATGCACAGGAGAATATTACCTATCAAAAGCCTTCTGCCGAAATTCTGAAACTGGCAGATTATGAAAGACCGCCGTCTGTTTTGATGAATAGCAAAAAAGACTGGGTGGTTTTTACTTACCGTTCTACTTATAAAACGCTGGATGATCTTAATCAGCAGGAAATGAAGCTGGGTGGGTTAAGAATCAATCCGCTTACCAATATTGCAAGTACCGTAACTTATTTCAATAATCTTAAAATAAGGAAATTCGGTGATAAAAATGAAGTACAGGTGAAAAACCTGCCTGCCGGAGCTAAAATTGCTTATGTACAGTTCTCACCGGACGAAAAGAAGCTTACTTTTACCAATACTACCAATAAAGGGGTAGAGTTGTGGATCGTAGACATGGAATCTGCTACAGCTAAAAGGATTACGGCAGATATCCTGAATGCTAATTTAGGAAATCCTTATATCTGGTATAATGATTCTCAAAGCTTATTAATCAGAACTCTGCCTCAAAACAGACCTGCGTTGATTGATTCCGGGAAAGACCTTCCAATAGGACCTATTGTTTCTACAGCAGATGGAAAGGTTTCCCAGAACAGAACCTATCAGGATCTTTTGAAAAATCCGCAGGATGAGAAAAACTTTGAGACGCTGGTTACTTCTGAAATATTCAACGTAGACCTGAACGGGAACCTTAAAAAGGTTATGAACCAGGATATGTATACAGGGTTAAGCTTTTCTCCTGACGGAAACTACCTGTTATCTACCGTTATTAAAAAGCCATTCTCTTATATTGTTCCATTGAGCAGATTCCCCATGACTACAACTGTATATGACACAAAAGGGAATACTGTTAAAGTGGTGAATGAAATTCCTCTGAATGAGATTATGCCTAAAGGATTTTCATCGGTAAGAACCGGAAAGAGAGAAATGTCGTGGAGAAGTGATGCTCCGGCAACATTGGTCTTTACAGAAGCTCTTGATGGTGGAGATCAGTATAAAACAGCAGAATACAGAGATGAAATTTTCACCTGGGAAGCACCGTTTACAACAGCTCCGAAATCATTCTTTAAAACAAAACAGAGATTTGAGGATGTAAACTGGACGAATGATCATTATGCTTTAGTTTCTGAGGAATGGTACGATACCAGAAATACCAAAACTTTCCTGATTGACCTTAACAATGGCGAGTCAAAAGTTATTGATGACAGAAATTCACAGGATGTTTACAGTGATCCGGGTAAATTCAATACAGTGAAAAACCAGTATGGCAGATCTGTTATTGATTTGAAAGGCGGAAAAGCCTATCTGATGGGCGACGGGTTTACAAAAGATGGCCAGCACCCGTTTGTGGATGAAATGGATATCAAATCCCTGAAGAAAAAAAGACTCTATACTTCCAATCTTAAAGGTGTTAAAGAAAGTATTGTAGATATTTTAAATCCTTCAAAAGGAGAGATCCTGACAACGCAGGAATCATCAAGCCAGTATCCGAACTTCTATAAAAAGAATATTAAATCTAATAAAGCTGAAGCGGTAACTCATTTTGCCAATCCTTTTGAAAGCATTAAAGATGTTTACAAAGAAGTTATTACTTACAAAAGAAATGATGGTGTTACTTTAACGGGCACTCTTTACCTACCGGCAAACTACGATAGAAAGGCTAAGAAAGAAAAATTACCTTTATTGATCTGGGCTTATCCAAGGGAATATAAGGATAAAAATACAGCTGGACAGAGCACTCAGAATGATAATGATTTTACCTTTCCGTATTACGGTTCTTTTGTGTACTGGGTGACTAAAGGATATGCTGTTTTAGATAATGCAGCATTCCCAATCATCGGAGAAGGAAAAACAGAGCCAAATGATACCTTTATTACTCAATTGGTGGCCGATGCGGATGCCGCGATCAATGCGGTAGACCAGTTAGGATATATTGATAAAAAGAAAGTAGCTGTTGGTGGACATTCATATGGAGCATTTATGACAGCTAACTTACTGACGCATTCCAAGCTTTTTGCCTGCGGTATTGCCAGAAGTGGTGCTTATAACAGAACATTGACACCTTTTGGATTCCAGAGTGAGCAAAGAAATTATTGGGACGTTCCGGAGATCTATAACACGATGTCTCCGTTTATGAATGCCGACAAGATGAAAACACCATTGCTTCTGATCCATGGTGATGCAGATAATAACCCGGGAACTTTCACCTTGCAGACGGAAAGGTATTTCCAGGCATTGAAAAACCTCGGGGCGCCGGTTAGAATGGTTCTTCTTCCAAAAGAATCCCACGGATACCAGGCTAAAGAGAATATTTTCCACGTTTTATGGGAACAGGATCAGTTCCTTGAAAAATGTCTGAAAAAATAA
- a CDS encoding HAD family hydrolase: MNNHITTIAFDADDTLWINEPYFQEAENEFCALLEDYLPHHSVSQELFKTEMKNLHLYGYGVKGFILCMIETIGRVSSNTASLQMVNKAIELGQELLQKPIELLDGVTETLESLKGKYRLVVATKGDLLDQERKLKNSGLQGYFHHIEIMSDKKENDYKKLLKHLDCEPENFLMLGNSIKSDVLPVLEIGGSAAHIPYHITWSHEQHDVNLEHENFMELRSINEILSFL; encoded by the coding sequence ATGAATAATCACATTACCACCATAGCTTTTGATGCAGATGATACACTTTGGATCAACGAACCTTACTTTCAGGAAGCAGAAAACGAATTCTGCGCATTGCTTGAAGACTATCTTCCCCATCATTCCGTATCCCAGGAGCTTTTTAAAACAGAAATGAAGAATCTTCACCTATATGGATATGGGGTAAAAGGATTTATACTTTGCATGATTGAAACCATCGGAAGGGTTTCCAGTAATACAGCTTCATTACAAATGGTTAACAAAGCTATTGAATTAGGCCAGGAGCTTCTTCAGAAACCGATTGAACTTTTAGATGGGGTAACAGAAACTCTTGAAAGCTTAAAAGGGAAATACAGGCTTGTAGTTGCTACAAAAGGAGATTTGCTGGATCAGGAACGTAAACTGAAAAATTCAGGATTACAGGGCTACTTTCATCATATTGAAATCATGAGCGATAAAAAGGAAAATGATTATAAAAAGCTGCTAAAGCATCTCGACTGTGAGCCGGAAAATTTTCTGATGCTTGGAAACTCTATTAAATCGGATGTTTTGCCAGTATTGGAAATTGGCGGATCAGCAGCCCATATTCCTTATCATATTACTTGGAGCCATGAGCAGCATGACGTAAACCTGGAACATGAAAATTTTATGGAACTGAGATCGATTAATGAAATCCTATCATTTCTTTAA
- a CDS encoding Crp/Fnr family transcriptional regulator: MLRTNQSFLSHLEELYRKQTGENIILESFSKGQKLLTQDHSVSKVMLIKEGITKCYFEEENGKEYIVEFLGSGEILGEVELIKNIPCLCGIEALTEVEVYTISLPYFNELIQKDLILNNLLLNSFAERIINTSSRASYQQLYTVEHTFTQLLKMQSKQNIQISKEDMAAYLGITVRSLNRILKDIK, from the coding sequence ATGTTACGAACAAATCAGTCATTTTTAAGCCATCTTGAGGAACTTTACCGGAAACAAACCGGAGAGAATATTATTCTGGAATCCTTTTCCAAAGGACAGAAATTATTGACCCAGGATCATTCTGTTTCTAAAGTCATGCTGATTAAAGAAGGGATTACAAAGTGCTACTTTGAGGAAGAAAACGGAAAAGAATACATTGTTGAATTCCTGGGAAGCGGTGAAATCCTCGGTGAAGTAGAACTGATTAAAAATATACCCTGCCTGTGCGGTATTGAAGCGCTGACGGAAGTGGAGGTTTACACCATAAGTCTGCCATATTTCAATGAACTGATTCAGAAAGATCTTATTTTAAATAACTTATTGCTGAACTCCTTTGCGGAGCGTATCATCAATACCTCAAGCAGAGCTTCATACCAACAGCTTTATACAGTGGAACATACATTCACTCAGTTGCTTAAAATGCAGTCTAAACAGAATATTCAGATTTCAAAAGAAGATATGGCTGCATACCTCGGAATTACAGTAAGAAGTCTAAACAGAATTTTGAAGGATATAAAATAA
- a CDS encoding GNAT family N-acetyltransferase gives MENLKFRDAEFTDLNTIVAIYNSTVASRMVTADVKEVSVESKVQWFKEHNPDTRPLWVVEDDKGKIVGWVSFSSFHERPAYSGTVEVSIYLDESCRGKGYGKIILQYCIDNAGKFGVNNLVALIFLHNEPSLKLFRHFGFEDWGTLPDVAVLDGIERSLKILGKRIK, from the coding sequence ATGGAGAATCTAAAATTCAGGGATGCTGAATTTACTGATTTAAATACGATTGTAGCTATTTACAACTCAACGGTCGCTTCAAGAATGGTAACGGCAGATGTGAAAGAAGTTTCCGTAGAGAGCAAAGTACAGTGGTTTAAAGAGCATAATCCTGATACCAGGCCACTTTGGGTGGTAGAAGATGATAAAGGGAAGATTGTGGGATGGGTAAGCTTCAGTTCATTCCATGAAAGGCCCGCCTACAGTGGGACCGTGGAAGTGAGCATTTATCTGGATGAAAGCTGCAGAGGAAAAGGCTATGGAAAAATTATTCTTCAATATTGTATTGATAATGCCGGGAAATTCGGAGTGAATAATCTGGTTGCACTTATATTTCTTCATAACGAGCCTAGTCTGAAACTGTTTAGACATTTTGGGTTTGAAGATTGGGGAACGCTTCCGGATGTGGCTGTTCTGGATGGTATTGAACGAAGTCTGAAAATTTTAGGAAAAAGAATCAAATAA
- a CDS encoding MATE family efflux transporter, with product MKFLNKNYTKECLTLALPVMLTQVGQVSVNLFDNIIVGKLLGADALASVSLGNAVFFSIFVLALGFSFAIPPLVSEAHSKQDHNTINSVFSHGFIINMTVGILLMVILLLGMPLLYHSGQPAKIIPDTVDFLSIMVISMIPFMAFQTLREVSEGLSYTIGVTKATIIANVINIALNYVFIKGLWGLPPMGVKGSALATLISRIFMVIFLYFVLLKEERTRRYIKDFSLKIQNFSKAMFDKMVRLGLPTALQMFFEVTAFAGAAFICGLISAHDIASHQIALSMASFTFNLCVGFSVASTVMIGRKLGEQNFVELRKVGINNLKIAFIFMCICGLVFILGRNILPTFFTKKEEVEVIALASKLMIIAALFQLSDGIQVTALGTLRGLQDVKIPSIYTFIAYWIITIPLGYFFCVTLEMGAFGMWIALGLGLTVSAVFLVKRFMNMSAKRIKQNM from the coding sequence ATGAAATTTTTAAACAAAAACTACACAAAAGAATGCCTGACTTTGGCTCTGCCTGTGATGCTCACCCAGGTAGGGCAAGTTTCGGTGAATTTATTTGACAATATTATTGTCGGAAAACTGCTAGGGGCAGATGCATTAGCCTCTGTTTCATTAGGAAATGCAGTATTCTTCTCTATATTTGTACTGGCACTTGGCTTTTCATTTGCTATACCTCCACTGGTTTCGGAAGCCCATTCAAAGCAGGATCATAATACAATCAACTCTGTATTCAGCCATGGTTTTATTATCAATATGACGGTGGGAATATTACTTATGGTAATTCTTCTCTTAGGAATGCCTCTACTCTATCACTCAGGACAACCCGCAAAGATTATTCCTGATACAGTAGACTTCCTGAGCATTATGGTTATCAGCATGATTCCGTTTATGGCATTTCAAACGCTTCGTGAGGTTTCTGAAGGTCTTTCATACACCATTGGGGTAACTAAAGCTACCATCATTGCTAACGTTATCAATATTGCCTTAAACTATGTGTTCATCAAAGGTCTTTGGGGGTTACCTCCAATGGGTGTAAAAGGATCTGCGTTAGCCACCTTAATTTCCAGAATTTTCATGGTAATTTTCCTTTATTTTGTATTATTGAAGGAAGAAAGAACGAGACGTTATATCAAGGATTTTTCGTTAAAAATTCAAAACTTCTCAAAAGCCATGTTTGATAAAATGGTAAGACTGGGATTGCCTACTGCTTTACAGATGTTCTTCGAGGTAACGGCTTTTGCCGGTGCTGCTTTCATATGCGGATTAATTTCTGCACATGATATTGCGTCTCACCAGATCGCTCTGAGTATGGCTTCATTTACCTTCAACCTTTGCGTTGGGTTCAGTGTGGCTTCTACGGTAATGATCGGAAGAAAACTTGGAGAGCAGAACTTTGTTGAGCTAAGAAAAGTCGGGATCAATAACTTAAAGATTGCTTTTATCTTTATGTGTATCTGCGGATTGGTTTTCATTTTAGGAAGAAACATTTTACCTACTTTCTTCACAAAAAAAGAAGAAGTTGAAGTAATTGCATTAGCTTCAAAACTGATGATTATTGCGGCTTTATTCCAATTATCTGATGGTATTCAGGTAACAGCTTTAGGAACATTGAGAGGATTGCAGGATGTAAAAATTCCGTCAATTTATACTTTCATCGCCTATTGGATAATTACCATTCCGTTGGGTTATTTCTTCTGTGTAACATTGGAAATGGGAGCTTTCGGAATGTGGATCGCTCTTGGATTAGGATTAACGGTTTCCGCCGTCTTCCTGGTCAAACGATTTATGAATATGTCTGCCAAACGAATTAAGCAGAATATGTAA
- a CDS encoding sigma-54-dependent transcriptional regulator encodes MQKILIVEDEKAISGVLHSILSDELTDYEFVIAEDGLEGYKQVEKEDFALVISDIKMPKLSGTELLKQSLVLKPETTFIMISGHADIDSAVSCLKEGAYDFISKPIDINRLITSVKNALAKETLKKENKNLQTENKTLKKKVNKKYQMIGNSPALQKIQDMIEKVAASDARVLITGPNGAGKELVAHAIHNQSERARGPMVEVNCAAIPSELIESELFGHVKGSFTGAIKDKQGKFEQANGGTIFLDEIGDMSLIAQAKVLRALQESKVSPVGSDKEIKVDVRVIAATNKNMQKEIEEGKFREDLYHRLSVIEIYVPPLDDRKDDIKLLVEHFSGMIADEHGTAVKKFDDKAIDALKSLSWTGNIRELRNVVERLIILGGNTVSESDVASFVRK; translated from the coding sequence ATGCAAAAAATCCTTATAGTAGAAGACGAAAAAGCAATCTCAGGAGTACTTCACAGTATTCTTTCTGACGAACTTACAGATTATGAATTTGTTATCGCCGAAGACGGCCTTGAAGGTTACAAACAGGTAGAAAAAGAAGATTTCGCGTTGGTGATCTCTGACATCAAAATGCCTAAACTTTCAGGAACCGAGCTTTTAAAGCAGAGTCTCGTATTGAAACCTGAAACTACATTCATCATGATTTCAGGCCACGCAGACATTGATTCTGCCGTTTCCTGCCTGAAAGAGGGTGCATACGACTTTATTTCCAAGCCTATTGACATCAACAGGCTCATCACCAGCGTAAAAAATGCCTTAGCTAAGGAAACCCTGAAGAAGGAGAACAAAAACCTTCAGACTGAAAATAAAACCTTAAAGAAAAAAGTAAATAAAAAATACCAGATGATCGGGAATTCTCCTGCTTTGCAGAAGATTCAGGATATGATCGAAAAGGTAGCTGCTTCTGATGCCAGAGTTCTTATTACAGGACCAAACGGTGCTGGAAAAGAATTAGTTGCCCATGCCATTCACAACCAAAGTGAACGGGCAAGAGGACCTATGGTAGAGGTAAACTGTGCAGCGATCCCATCTGAGCTTATTGAATCTGAACTTTTTGGACACGTAAAAGGTTCTTTTACCGGTGCTATTAAAGATAAGCAAGGTAAATTTGAGCAGGCTAACGGAGGAACCATTTTCCTTGATGAAATCGGAGATATGAGCCTTATTGCTCAGGCTAAGGTATTGAGAGCCCTTCAGGAAAGTAAAGTTTCTCCTGTAGGAAGCGATAAAGAAATAAAAGTTGATGTAAGAGTAATTGCAGCAACCAATAAAAACATGCAGAAAGAAATTGAGGAAGGCAAATTCAGAGAAGACCTTTACCACAGGCTTTCTGTAATTGAAATCTATGTTCCACCGTTGGATGACAGAAAAGATGATATCAAATTATTGGTTGAACATTTCTCCGGTATGATTGCCGATGAACATGGTACTGCTGTGAAAAAGTTTGATGATAAAGCTATTGATGCTTTAAAATCGCTTTCGTGGACCGGGAATATCAGAGAGTTAAGAAATGTTGTGGAAAGACTGATTATTCTTGGTGGAAATACTGTTTCTGAAAGTGACGTTGCAAGTTTTGTAAGGAAATAA